In one Chrysiogenia bacterium genomic region, the following are encoded:
- a CDS encoding DUF86 domain-containing protein, whose amino-acid sequence RSALRYEMQTIGEALAQLARIAPELADRFSDKQSVVSFRNVVVHNYWRVDDELVWGIAGTFLENLLVQAQALLAELE is encoded by the coding sequence TGCGCTCGGCACTCCGCTATGAAATGCAGACAATCGGTGAGGCCCTCGCCCAGCTTGCCAGGATTGCCCCGGAGCTGGCGGATCGGTTTTCCGACAAGCAGAGCGTGGTCAGTTTTCGCAACGTGGTGGTGCACAACTACTGGCGCGTTGACGACGAGCTGGTCTGGGGCATTGCGGGCACTTTTCTCGAAAATCTTCTGGTACAAGCGCAGGCCCTGCTCGCCGAGCTCGAATAG